The proteins below come from a single Comamonas antarctica genomic window:
- a CDS encoding c-type cytochrome, with product MMRTRIRHVLVLLAALLVAGVAAVAWLNLRGEAPAPQLLRASGAATAPADPTVLEKGAYLARAGNCMGCHTVPGGAQYAGGRGIETPFGMVYAPNLTPDADTGLGRWTPDAFWRALHHGRSLDGRLLYPAFPYPQYTRVLREDSDALFAYLQSLAPVKAPAKPHQLQFPFNTQAALAVWRALYFRAGAWQPAAGAAPEWNRGAYLVQGLGHCAACHSARNRWGGLAQEGLLLGGALEGWHAPALGGTQMPQQELVQLLQTGVAATASATGPMAEVVFGSTQYLSGDDLRAMATYLQTLPAPVPAAAPVARARDAPLGSKVYAQHCAQCHGEQGEGRPGAFAALAGNRAVTLQDPSNVVRMVLQGGYPPATAGNPRPYGMPPFSHQLSDAEVAAVSSFVRQSWGNMAPAVGTIEIYRAREKRGR from the coding sequence ATGATGCGCACGCGCATAAGGCATGTGCTGGTGCTGCTGGCCGCCCTGCTCGTTGCCGGCGTGGCTGCCGTGGCCTGGCTCAATCTGCGCGGCGAGGCACCCGCGCCGCAGCTGCTGCGCGCATCCGGCGCTGCGACCGCGCCTGCAGACCCGACCGTCTTGGAGAAGGGCGCCTACCTGGCGCGCGCCGGCAATTGCATGGGCTGCCACACCGTGCCCGGCGGCGCGCAGTACGCGGGCGGACGCGGCATCGAGACGCCGTTTGGCATGGTCTATGCGCCCAATCTCACGCCCGACGCGGACACCGGCCTGGGCCGCTGGACACCCGATGCGTTCTGGCGCGCACTGCACCATGGCCGCTCGCTGGACGGCCGGCTGCTGTATCCCGCCTTTCCCTACCCGCAGTACACCCGCGTGCTGCGCGAGGATTCGGACGCGCTGTTTGCCTACCTGCAAAGCCTGGCGCCGGTCAAGGCGCCGGCCAAGCCCCATCAGCTGCAGTTTCCCTTCAACACCCAGGCCGCGCTCGCGGTCTGGCGCGCGCTGTATTTCCGCGCCGGAGCGTGGCAGCCGGCCGCCGGCGCCGCACCCGAGTGGAACCGCGGCGCCTATCTGGTGCAGGGCCTGGGCCATTGCGCCGCCTGCCATTCGGCGCGCAACCGCTGGGGCGGGCTGGCCCAGGAAGGCCTGCTGCTGGGCGGTGCGCTCGAAGGCTGGCACGCGCCCGCGCTGGGCGGCACGCAGATGCCGCAGCAGGAACTGGTGCAACTGCTGCAGACCGGTGTCGCTGCCACGGCCTCGGCCACCGGGCCGATGGCCGAAGTGGTGTTCGGCAGCACCCAGTACCTGTCCGGCGACGACCTGCGCGCCATGGCCACGTATCTGCAAACCCTGCCCGCACCGGTGCCTGCGGCAGCGCCCGTGGCGCGGGCCCGCGATGCCCCGCTGGGATCCAAGGTCTACGCCCAGCACTGCGCGCAGTGCCATGGCGAACAGGGCGAAGGGCGGCCTGGTGCTTTCGCGGCGCTGGCCGGCAACCGTGCCGTGACGCTGCAGGACCCGAGCAACGTGGTGCGCATGGTGCTGCAAGGCGGCTACCCTCCGGCCACGGCGGGAAATCCCCGGCCCTATGGAATGCCCCCGTTTTCCCATCAACTGAGCGACGCGGAGGTGGCGGCGGTGTCTTCCTTTGTTCGACAATCCTGGGGCAACATGGCGCCAGCGGTTGGTACCATCGAGATTTATCGGGCCCGCGAGAAGCGCGGACGCTGA
- a CDS encoding thioredoxin family protein, which produces MASESLKPGQWLVVCLCAQWCGTCKEYREGFEKLAQSHPEARFVWLDIEDREDVAGDLDIETFPSLLISDAQHARFLGPLLPQLPVLARLLQSLQDAGPAPQAVSATAQALRERVLAADLA; this is translated from the coding sequence ATGGCGAGTGAGTCCCTGAAGCCGGGGCAATGGTTGGTGGTGTGCCTGTGCGCGCAGTGGTGCGGAACCTGCAAGGAATACCGCGAGGGTTTCGAGAAGCTGGCGCAGTCCCATCCCGAAGCGCGCTTTGTCTGGCTGGACATCGAAGACCGCGAGGACGTTGCCGGCGATCTCGACATCGAAACCTTTCCCTCCCTCTTGATTTCCGACGCGCAGCACGCACGTTTCCTGGGCCCGCTGCTGCCGCAGCTGCCGGTGCTGGCGCGCCTGCTGCAGTCGTTGCAAGACGCCGGCCCGGCGCCGCAAGCCGTGTCCGCGACCGCGCAGGCATTGCGCGAACGCGTTCTCGCTGCCGACCTGGCCTGA
- the rimP gene encoding ribosome maturation factor RimP, whose product MALQQIVEETVAGLGYDLVEIERSAGGLLRVTIDLPWQQPTPETQELPEQFITVEDCEKVTRQLQFALEVDGAEYKRLEVSSPGIDRPLRHEQDFVRFEGSVIDLTLKQPMGEAAAGQVSANRKKFRGTLERSESGGWQIVWSDEPAVKPGQRVSKKRVPAPLQALGFTLDELRDARLAPLVDFKGRAGKAAS is encoded by the coding sequence GTGGCACTACAGCAAATCGTTGAAGAAACAGTCGCAGGCCTGGGCTATGACCTGGTGGAGATCGAACGCTCCGCGGGCGGGCTGCTGCGCGTCACCATCGATTTGCCATGGCAGCAGCCCACCCCCGAGACGCAGGAACTGCCAGAGCAGTTCATCACCGTCGAAGACTGCGAGAAGGTCACGCGCCAGCTGCAGTTCGCGCTCGAGGTCGATGGCGCCGAATACAAGCGCCTGGAAGTCTCGTCGCCGGGCATCGACCGGCCGCTGCGCCATGAACAGGATTTCGTGCGCTTCGAGGGCTCGGTCATCGATCTGACGCTCAAGCAGCCCATGGGCGAGGCGGCCGCTGGCCAGGTCAGCGCTAACCGCAAGAAATTCCGCGGCACGCTCGAGCGCAGCGAGTCCGGAGGCTGGCAGATCGTCTGGAGCGATGAGCCGGCCGTCAAGCCGGGCCAGCGCGTCAGCAAGAAGCGCGTGCCCGCGCCCTTGCAGGCACTGGGCTTCACGCTCGACGAGCTGCGCGATGCGCGCCTTGCGCCGCTGGTGGACTTCAAGGGCAGGGCAGGCAAGGCCGCCTCGTAG